A window from Pokkaliibacter sp. MBI-7 encodes these proteins:
- a CDS encoding HDOD domain-containing protein, whose amino-acid sequence MSVESLFNNVYNLPSIPKVVQELTESFGSDKANADEIASKIAKDQAFAAKVLRLANSARYGVGRKIASISNAVVLLGVSQLRTLVTASGMTSAFVDVPGLDKRQFWKDTFNVASLCKMLGKHAKVDREVAFTCGMMHSIGELLIHMGEPDKASKIDTLVAHGGNRVELQENMLGYHYADVGVELARRWKFPEEIQEAIRGQIKPLEGGFSAYAALIYLATYINECDKKGQSEEEQMAHFPMDLAKKLNLDLSKVFDDWTTLKSEEDDIDALLS is encoded by the coding sequence ATGTCGGTAGAATCACTCTTCAATAACGTATACAACCTGCCCAGCATCCCGAAAGTGGTGCAGGAGCTGACGGAAAGTTTTGGTTCGGACAAGGCCAACGCCGACGAAATCGCCAGCAAGATTGCCAAGGATCAGGCCTTCGCGGCCAAGGTACTGCGACTGGCGAACTCCGCCCGCTACGGCGTCGGCCGTAAAATCGCTTCCATCAGCAACGCCGTGGTGCTGCTGGGAGTCTCGCAACTGCGTACACTGGTGACGGCTTCGGGTATGACCTCGGCCTTTGTGGATGTTCCCGGCCTTGATAAACGCCAGTTCTGGAAAGATACCTTCAACGTCGCCAGCCTGTGCAAGATGCTTGGCAAACATGCCAAGGTGGACCGCGAAGTGGCCTTCACCTGCGGCATGATGCACTCCATCGGTGAGCTGCTGATTCATATGGGCGAACCAGACAAGGCAAGCAAGATCGATACGCTGGTGGCACACGGCGGCAACCGCGTTGAACTGCAGGAAAACATGCTGGGCTATCACTATGCCGATGTCGGTGTCGAGCTGGCCCGCCGCTGGAAATTCCCCGAAGAAATTCAGGAAGCTATCCGTGGGCAGATCAAGCCGCTGGAAGGTGGATTCTCCGCCTATGCGGCGCTGATCTACCTGGCCACCTATATCAACGAATGCGACAAGAAGGGTCAGAGCGAAGAGGAGCAGATGGCCCACTTCCCCATGGATCTGGCGAAAAAGCT